The Ochotona princeps isolate mOchPri1 chromosome 1, mOchPri1.hap1, whole genome shotgun sequence genome has a segment encoding these proteins:
- the LOC101525335 gene encoding LOW QUALITY PROTEIN: zinc finger and SCAN domain-containing protein 25-like (The sequence of the model RefSeq protein was modified relative to this genomic sequence to represent the inferred CDS: deleted 1 base in 1 codon; substituted 3 bases at 3 genomic stop codons) encodes MLKERPGMAEDPQQQAGVPVVKLEKELPWGRAREDSSPETFRLRFWQFRYQEAAGPQEALRELQELCRRWLRPELHTKEQILELLVLEQFLTILPREFYACIWEHGLESGKALVALVEGLMERTLDAKAVPCPVQAEQEETALCRGTWEPDVHPGPVEVKPEXELGTPGEGVQGLDQSAEEQHLNQDPGGGTQAFQEQVLPMLPSGSGLPVVSTRDQEIAVGFLTTGSQGLGAFKDMALAFPEEEWRXVTPAQIDCFGEYEEPQACTVSPCAESKEKELKPQQEDLKEAFAGLTAEGFGEVTLQGAGLGRTSEQEPSGSVGSLPGLPPPQQGTVPIPDELKTHSSFWKPFQCHECGKGFSRSSNLVRHQRTHEEEKSYGCTECGKGFTLREYLMKHQRTHLGKRPYVCSECWKTFSQRHHLEVHQRSHTGEKPYKCGDCWKSFSRRQHLQVHRRTHTGEKPYTCEXGKSFSRNANLAVDRRAHTGEKPYGCQVCGKRSKGERLVRHQRIHTGEKPYHCLACGRSFNQRSILNRHQKTQHRQEPPVP; translated from the exons ATGCTTAAGGAGCGCCCAGGGATGGCGGAGGATCCTCAGCAGCAAGCGGGCGTTCCTGTGGTGAAGCTGGAGAAGGAGTTGCCGTGGGGTAGGGCAAGGGAAGACTCGAGCCCTGAAACTTTCCGTCTGAGGTTTTGGCAGTTCCGCTACCAGGAGGCAGCTGGTCCCCAGGAAGCCCTCAGGGAGCTGCAGGAACTCTGTCGCAGGTGGCTGAGACCCGAGCTGCACACCAAGGAGCAGATCCTggagctgctggtgctggagcagTTCCTGACCATCCTGCCCCGGGAGTTCTATGCCTGCATTTGGGAGCATGGCCTGGAGAGTGGCAAGGCCTTGGTGGCCCTGGTGGAGGGCTTGATGGAGAGAACACTGGACGCCAAGGCGGTTCCGTGTCCTGtgcaggcagagcaggaggagacAGCACTTTGCAGAGGCACCTGGGAGCCTGATGTTCAC CCGGGGCCAGTGGAGGTCAAGCCCGAGTGAGAGCTGGGAACTCCTGGGGAAGGAGTTCAAGGCCTGGACCAAAGTGCCGAGGAGCAGCACCTCAATCAGGACCCTGGAGGTGGGACACAAGCCttccaggagcaggtgctgccGATGCTTCCGTCTGGTTCAGGCCTCCCTGTGGTGAGCACCAGAGACCAAGAGATAGCAGTTGGGTTCCTCACGACTGGATCCCAGGGATTGGGAGCCTTCAAAGACATGGCCCTGGCCTTCCCTGAGGAAGAATGGAGATAAGTGACGCCAGCCCAGATAGACTGCTTTGGGGAGTACGAGGAACCTCAGGCCTGCACAGTTTCTCCATGTGCTGagagcaaggagaaggagctgaAACCACAGCAGGAAGACCTCAAAGAGGCGTTTGCTGGACTGACCGCAGAGGGGTTTGGGGAAGTCACTCTCCAGGGTGCTGGGCTTGGGCGGACCTCTGAGCAGGAGCCCAGTGGCTCTGTGGGCAGCCTGCCAGGGCTTCCTCCCCCTCAGCAGGGCACAGTCCCCATTCCTgatgaactcaaaactcatagcTCCTTCTGGAAGCCCTTCCAGTGccatgagtgtggaaaaggcttcagTCGAAGCTCCAATCTTGTTAGACACCAGCGCACACATGAGGAGGAGAAATCCTATGGGTGCACGGAGTGTGGGAAGGGCTTTACCCTGAGGGAGTATCTCATGAAACACCAGAGAACACACTTGGGAAAGAGACCCTATGTGTGCAGCGAGTGCTGGAAAACCTTCAGCCAAAGACACCACCTTGAGGTCCACCAGCGGagccacacaggggagaagccctacaAATGTGGGGACTGCTGGAAGAGCTTCAGCCGGAGGCAGCACCTGCAGGTCCATCGCAGGACgcacactggggagaagccttACACATGTGAGTGAGGCAAGAGCTTCAGTAGGAATGCCAACCTGGCTGTGGACCGGCGTGCCCACACTGGTGAGAAGCCGTACGGGTGCCAGGTGTGTGGCAAGCGCAGTAAGGGCGAACgactggtccggcaccagaggatccacacaggagaaaagcCCTACCATTGCCTGGCCTGTGGGCGAAGCTTCAACCAGAGGTCCATTCTTAATCGGCACCAGAAGACTCAACACCGCCAGGAACCCCCGGTACCCTGA